In Desulfobacterales bacterium, the genomic stretch GCCGCGGCCATGGACGGTATCTGTGTACGTTTCCGCGACACTGTCGGCGCCAGTGAAGCCGCGCCGATCAGGCTGACCCCGGGACAGTTCATCGAGGTCAACACCGGCAATGCCGTTCCGCAAGGGTTTGACGCGGTGATCATGATCGAGGATATCCAACGCACCGACGACAGCGGCGTGGAGATCATTGCCGGCGCCACCCCGTGGCAGCATGTCCGCACCATTGGCGAGGATATCGTGGCCACCGAGCTGATCCTGCCCGAGGGCCATACCATCCGGCCCATCGACCTGGGCGCCATGCTGGCCACCGGCGTTGATACCGTCACCGTGCATGCCGTCCCGTCGGTGCTGGTGATCCCCACGGGCAGCGACGTGGTCCAGCCGGGCGAGGAGCTTGAGCCCGGCAAGATTATCGAGTTCAACTCCAGGATTCTGGCCGGATATCTCCAGGAATGGGGCGCCGAAGCCCGTCGCGGCCAGGTGGTTGCCGACGATCCCCTGGCCATTAAAGAGGCCCTGCTCGCCGGGGTGGCAGACCATGACCTGGTGATCATCAATGCCGGGGCCTCGGCCGGGGCCAAGGATTTTACCGCGTCGGTGCTGGCCGGGATCGGCCGGGTGATCGTCCACGGGGTCAATATAAAACCGGGTAAACCGGTGATCCTGGCCATTGTTCAGGGGAAACCGGTTATCGGCCTGCCCGGCTATCCGGTATCAGCGGTGCTCACCCAACGGCTCTTTGTCAAGGAACTGATCCATACCGCCCTGGGCCAGGCCTCATTGCCGCCGGATCTGCATCCGGCGGTCCTCTCCCGGCCCATCTCCTCAAGGATGGGGGTGGAGGATTTCATCCGGGTCAAACTGGGCCGGGTCAACGACACCCTGATCGCAACCCCCACCGGCCGCGGCGCCGGCGCGGTGATGACCCTGGTCCAGGCCGACGGCATCTTGACCATTCCGGCCGGCAGCGAGGGAATCGGTGGTGGTGAAACAGTCCCGGTCGAGCTGCTCCGCCCCTTGGACGAGGTGGACAACACCCTGGTGTTCATCGGCAGCCACGACAATATCCTCGATGTGCTGGCCAATATGCTCCATAAACTGCGGCCGGTTATCCGCCTTTCCTCGGCCCATGTGGGCAGCATGGGCGGGATCATGGCCATCCGCCGGGGCGAGGCCCATATTGCCGGCACCCATCTCGTCGATGAAGAGAGCGGTGAATACAATATCCCCTTTATTCAAAAATATCTGGCCGGAATCCCGCTTAAGCTCATCAACCTCGCCTACCGGGAGCAGGGATTTCTGGTACAGCGCAACAACCCGAAAAATATCAAAGATTTTGAGGACCTGACGCGGGACGATGTCCGGTTCATCAACCGGCAACAAGGGTCCGGCACCCGGATTTTATTTGATTTGAACCTCAAGAAACAAAACATCCCGGCCGCGCGGATCAACGGCTACGACCGGGAGGAGTATACCCACATGAACATCGCCTCCGCGGTTGCCAGCGGGTCGGCCGATACCGGGCTGGCCATCCGCGCCGCGGCCCATGCCCTTGATCTGGACTTTATCCCGGTTGCCAGCGAGCGCTACGACCTGATCATGCCGATTGCCCATCAGGACGACCCGCGGGTCCGGGCCCTGCTGGAGACCATCCGTCATAATGAAAAATTCCGCAACACGGTCACCGGCCTGGGCGGCTATGACCTGCGCGACTGCGGCCGGGTAATGTATGAGCAATAGTCAGGGGTCAGGGGTCAGGGGTCAGGGGTCAGGGGTCAGGGGTCAGGGGTCAGAGTAAATTATAAAGTTTGACTTATTGTCAGGC encodes the following:
- a CDS encoding molybdopterin biosynthesis protein; this translates as MKSRDIYISNTPLAEALDLWHQALADLGLGRQVEKIPVDDCLGRVTAEPVFAPRSTPFYNAAAMDGICVRFRDTVGASEAAPIRLTPGQFIEVNTGNAVPQGFDAVIMIEDIQRTDDSGVEIIAGATPWQHVRTIGEDIVATELILPEGHTIRPIDLGAMLATGVDTVTVHAVPSVLVIPTGSDVVQPGEELEPGKIIEFNSRILAGYLQEWGAEARRGQVVADDPLAIKEALLAGVADHDLVIINAGASAGAKDFTASVLAGIGRVIVHGVNIKPGKPVILAIVQGKPVIGLPGYPVSAVLTQRLFVKELIHTALGQASLPPDLHPAVLSRPISSRMGVEDFIRVKLGRVNDTLIATPTGRGAGAVMTLVQADGILTIPAGSEGIGGGETVPVELLRPLDEVDNTLVFIGSHDNILDVLANMLHKLRPVIRLSSAHVGSMGGIMAIRRGEAHIAGTHLVDEESGEYNIPFIQKYLAGIPLKLINLAYREQGFLVQRNNPKNIKDFEDLTRDDVRFINRQQGSGTRILFDLNLKKQNIPAARINGYDREEYTHMNIASAVASGSADTGLAIRAAAHALDLDFIPVASERYDLIMPIAHQDDPRVRALLETIRHNEKFRNTVTGLGGYDLRDCGRVMYEQ